The proteins below come from a single Eremothecium sinecaudum strain ATCC 58844 chromosome II, complete sequence genomic window:
- the CYC8 gene encoding transcription regulator CYC8 (Syntenic homolog of Ashbya gossypii ADL344W; Syntenic homolog of Saccharomyces cerevisiae YBR112C (CYC8)), producing the protein MNNPLAQHTAVGPAGPGGVLGLRPGPQQRVQLSPHDQMHAVVAQQQVGGHPQGQNKATGATTTAANDVSGGAVDSVGGAAGQPPSPQPLDALSQSTAETWLSIASLAETLGDTDRAAMAYDAALQYNPSSTKALTSLAHLYRSRDVFQRAAELYQRALAVNPELGDTWETLGHCYLMLDDLQRAYAAYQQALYHLSDPNVPKLWHGIGILYDRYGSLDYAEEAFAKVLELDPHFEKANEIYFRLGIIYKHQGKWSQALECFRYILPLPPAPLQEWDVWFQLGSVLESMGEWQGAREAYEHVLSQNEHHAKVLQQLGCLYGMTNVQFYDPQTALNLLLKSLEVDSSDATTWYHLGRIHMVRNDYTAAYDAFQQAVNRDSRNPTFWCSIGVLYYQISQYRDALDAYTRAIRLNPYISEVWYDLGTLYETCNNQLSDALDAYKQAARLDPNHVHIRERLEALTAQLANQGDQQMQQQVQRPQPQILNQPQQSPQPTQNLQQSHPQVKTPAPVMLQPTLQQQDQAHPLNSKPALYRTAPQQDISNAQEADAVGVQPGIPGRQHILHQIPAENMNEHSMLPQKRPVEGGMDTLVNAISQQELQQQQQQHVQIPPLDNASHPNIVPPFSSHKSISHVSKRPKHENEQSNLPPIQPQAQPQTHLQAQPLGQPQGQPQGQGQPQGQAQPQQQQPPVSPRSAPQPIAPESQHPLPARVQEPNKRNNLPVLNPTAKDDADTGGNTGSENNSAEESPTKTPAPFTNNVKASNRVETAEQSPENTTPVQKEHEQSLPRPIYKDNDVSDPLRHTKSPEDTVSENQQNEPNSNTAPAAASANISPSEESDHQESEQSEKQQTNESNSVKHLKETVESKDSDQSDSAAEKVSERQLPGGSSSSSATVVTSNDQPAKDSKESTSIKPSADALEQLQEVAKFRQEEEQEAMEKRISPNGGASHPQLSNESIIRKVEEDENYDD; encoded by the coding sequence ATGAATAACCCTTTGGCTCAACATACTGCGGTAGGGCCAGCAGGACCTGGTGGGGTGCTAGGACTCAGACCAGGTCCTCAACAGCGGGTACAGCTTTCTCCTCATGATCAAATGCACGCAGTGGTGGCCCAACAACAGGTTGGAGGGCATCCCCAGGGGCAAAATAAAGCAACGGGAGCTACTACAACAGCTGCAAACGATGTTTCCGGCGGTGCAGTTGATTCTGTCGGAGGAGCGGCAGGGCAACCGCCGTCGCCGCAACCGTTAGACGCTTTAAGCCAGTCCACAGCGGAAACGTGGCTTTCTATTGCGTCTCTTGCGGAAACACTAGGCGATACAGATCGCGCGGCAATGGCGTACGATGCAGCCCTGCAGTATAATCCGTCCTCTACCAAGGCGCTCACTTCGCTTGCGCATTTGTATCGATCGCGTGATGTTTTCCAGAGGGCTGCAGAGTTGTACCAGAGGGCTTTGGCTGTGAATCCCGAACTTGGAGACACGTGGGAGACATTGGGGCATTGTTACTTGATGCTGGACGATCTACAGAGAGCGTACGCTGCTTACCAGCAGGCTTTGTATCATCTAAGCGATCCAAATGTGCCGAAGTTGTGGCACGGGATCGGTATTCTTTACGATCGGTACGGCTCGTTAGACTATGCCGAAGAAGCTTTTGCAAAAGTATTGGAGCTCGACCCTCACTTCGAAAAGGCGAATGAGATATATTTCAGACTAGGAATTATATACAAGCACCAGGGAAAGTGGAGCCAGGCGCTGGAATGTTTTCGGTACATTTTGCCACTCCCTCCTGCCCCATTGCAAGAGTGGGACGTCTGGTTTCAGTTAGGAAGTGTACTGGAGTCGATGGGCGAATGGCAGGGTGCACGTGAGGCGTATGAGCATGTCCTTTCACAGAATGAGCACCACGCAAAGGTACTGCAGCAGCTAGGTTGTCTATATGGTATGACTAATGTACAGTTTTACGATCCACAAACAGCCCTAAACTTACTATTGAAATCGCTGGAGGTTGATTCTAGCGATGCCACCACTTGGTACCACTTGGGAAGAATCCACATGGTACGTAATGATTACACTGCCGCATATGATGCTTTCCAGCAAGCGGTAAATCGCGATTCAAGGAATCCAACATTCTGGTGTTCCATTGGTGTGTTATACTACCAGATCTCACAATATCGTGACGCATTGGATGCGTACACTCGGGCTATTAGGTTGAACCCCTATATTAGCGAAGTATGGTATGATTTGGGTACGCTTTATGAGACTTGTAACAACCAACTAAGCGATGCGCTGGATGCTTATAAACAGGCTGCTAGATTAGATCCAAATCACGTGCATATCAGAGAAAGGCTAGAAGCCCTTACAGCACAGCTTGCAAATCAAGGAGACCAACAAATGCAGCAACAGGTTCAACGGCCACAGCCCCAGATCCTAAACCAACCACAGCAATCACCGCAGCCAACGCAAAACTTACAGCAATCACATCCTCAAGTGAAGACTCCGGCGCCAGTTATGTTACAGCCTACTTTACAGCAGCAGGATCAAGCACACCCGTTGAATAGTAAACCAGCGCTATACCGTACTGCGCCACAGCAGGACATTTCCAACGCTCAAGAAGCTGATGCAGTTGGTGTTCAACCGGGTATTCCCGGCAGACAGCACATCTTGCATCAAATACCTGCTGAGAACATGAACGAACATTCGATGTTACCTCAAAAAAGACCAGTAGAGGGCGGCATGGACACACTAGTGAATGCTATATCCCAACAGGAGTtacagcagcaacagcaacaacaCGTCCAAATACCTCCGTTGGATAACGCATCTCATCCAAATATTGTTCCACCTTTTAGTTCACATAAAAGCATCTCACACGTTTCTAAGAGACCAAAGCATGAAAATGAACAATCTAATCTCCCACCTATTCAACCTCAAGCTCAACCCCAAACTCATCTACAAGCTCAACCGCTAGGTCAACCACAAGGTCAACCACAAGGTCAAGGTCAACCACAAGGCCAAGCTCAACCCCAACAACAGCAACCTCCAGTTTCTCCTAGGAGTGCTCCACAGCCAATTGCGCCCGAATCTCAACACCCACTGCCTGCTCGCGTTCAGGAACCTAATAAACGTAATAACTTACCTGTTTTAAACCCTACCGCCAAGGACGATGCTGATACAGGTGGAAATACTGGAAGCGAGAATAATTCGGCCGAGGAATCACCTACGAAAACACCTGCTCCTTTCACAAATAATGTGAAAGCTAGTAACAGAGTAGAGACTGCCGAGCAGTCTCCGGAGAATACAACTCCTGTTCAAAAAGAGCATGAACAATCTTTACCCAGGCCAATTTACAAAGACAACGATGTTTCAGACCCTCTAAGACACACTAAAAGTCCAGAAGACACAGTTTCAGAAAATCAGCAAAATGAACCGAACTCTAATACTGCTCCTGCTGCCGCAAGTGCAAACATCTCGCCTTCTGAAGAATCTGATCATCAAGAATCTGAACAATCAGAAAAACAACAAACGAACGAATCTAATTCTGTAAAACACCTTAAAGAAACAGTTGAAAGCAAAGATTCAGATCAGTCTGATTCTGCCGCCGAAAAAGTTTCAGAGCGCCAACTACCTGGAGGCTCCTCCAGTTCTTCTGCTACAGTCGTAACTTCAAATGACCAACCAGCGAAAGATAGTAAGGAATCTACTTCTATTAAGCCAAGTGCTGACGCGCTTGAACAGCTACAAGAGGTCGCAAAATTCAGACaggaagaagaacaagaagcTATGGAGAAGCGTATCTCACCAAACGGAGGTGCTTCTCACCCTCAATTATCAAATGAGAGTATAATCAGAAAGGTAGAAGAAGACGAGAACTACGATGACTAA
- the RAD16 gene encoding DNA repair protein RAD16 (Syntenic homolog of Ashbya gossypii ADL345C; Syntenic homolog of Saccharomyces cerevisiae YBR114W (RAD16)): MEALVEDEGGFIKKPRSSRKVVSYVEDSEDEALSGKGAIRDERGTSADVEIVEIGSSSSDEDEPLSRKVRRVKRATTVPAKRPKKTQKKPAKPKQTPYERTTGRLYEQHPYLKDVFPQLAEKPLHVPKRAEQPGGMTIKLLPFQLEGLYWLIEQEERSVYNGGVLADEMGMGKTIQTIALLMNDTRKFPTLVVAPTVALMQWKNEIEAHTGGKLRTYMYHGAGRTNNLGELKDIDVILTTYAVLESVYRKQVHGFKRKNGVVKERSLLHNIDFHRVVLDEAHNIKDRSSNTAKAVNMLKTKKRWCLTGTPLQNRIGEMYSLIRFLDIAPFTTYFCTKCDCSDKEWSFSDYLHCDKCDHYGMQHTNFFNHFMLKNIQKHGIEGPGKESFNCIQLLLQHIMLRRTKVERADDLGLPPRIVTVRRDYFNEEEKDLYQSLYSDSKRRYNSYVEQGVVLNNYANIFTLITRMRQLADHPELVLKRMGGANMTPGVIVCQLCDDEAEEAIESKCHHKFCRLCIKEYIESFAGQESKLTCPVCHISLSIDLSQPALEVDEDLSGKQSIVSKLNMKGQWKSSTKIEALVEELYNLRSPNKTIKSIVFSQFTSMLDLVEWRLKRAGFETVKLQGNMTPTQRDQTIKYFMENIRCEVFLVSLKAGGVALNLCEASQVFILDPWWNPSVEWQSGDRVHRIGQYRPVKITRFCIEDSIESRIIELQEKKANMIYATINKDDAAISRLTPADLQFLFNN; the protein is encoded by the coding sequence ATGGAAGCCCTTGTTGAAGACGAAGGGGGGTTTATAAAGAAGCCCCGGAGCAGTAGGAAAGTGGTGAGTTATGTTGAGGATTCGGAAGACGAAGCGCTTAGCGGGAAAGGAGCTATACGTGATGAAAGAGGGACATCTGCGGACGTGGAAATAGTCGAGATTGGCTCATCGTCAAGCGATGAGGACGAGCCACTGTCACGTAAAGTGAGACGTGTGAAGAGAGCTACCACTGTACCAGCTAAAAGACCTAAGAAGACCCAGAAGAAGCCCGCGAAGCCAAAGCAGACTCCTTATGAGCGCACCACCGGACGGTTGTATGAGCAGCATCCATATTTGAAGGATGTTTTTCCACAGTTGGCAGAGAAACCTTTGCATGTCCCGAAGAGGGCGGAGCAGCCGGGAGGAATGACCATTAAGCTGCTGCCTTTCCAGCTGGAGGGCTTGTATTGGTTGATAGAGCAGGAAGAGCGTTCAGTATACAATGGCGGAGTTTTAGCGGATGAGATGGGTATGGGTAAAACGATCCAGACTATTGCACTGCTAATGAATGATACCCGGAAGTTTCCAACTTTAGTTGTGGCTCCCACAGTCGCCTTGATGCAATGGAAGAACGAGATAGAAGCCCATACTGGTGGCAAACTGCGAACCTATATGTACCACGGTGCCGGACGGACAAACAACTTGGGAGAATTGAAGGATATTGATGTGATCTTGACGACGTATGCCGTTCTGGAATCTGTTTATCGGAAGCAGGTCCATGGTTTTAAACGCAAAAATGGTGTCGTGAAAGAACGATCTTTGCTACACAATATAGACTTTCACCGTGTGGTGCTAGACGAAGCTCATAACATCAAGGACAGGAGCAGCAATACTGCCAAGGCTGTTAACATGTTGAAGACTAAAAAGAGGTGGTGCCTAACAGGTACTCCACTTCAGAATCGAATAGGAGAGATGTATTCCTTGATTAGATTCCTAGATATTGCTCCATTTACTACCTACTTCTGTACTAAGTGTGACTGTTCCGACAAAGAGTGGAGTTTTTCTGACTACCTGCATTGCGATAAGTGTGATCATTATGGGATGCAGCATACCAATTTCTTCAACCATTTTATGTTGAAGAACATTCAGAAGCATGGTATCGAGGGCCCGGGTAAAGAGTCCTTTAATTGTATCCAGTTGTTACTGCAACATATAATGCTTCGTAGAACCAAAGTTGAAAGGGCTGATGATCTTGGGTTACCTCCTAGGATTGTCACTGTACGGCGAGATTACTTCAATGAGGAGGAGAAAGACCTTTACCAGTCCCTGTATTCCGACTCTAAAAGGCGATATAACTCGTATGTTGAACAGGGTGTGGTTTTGAATAACTATGCGAATATCTTTACTCTGATAACCAGAATGAGGCAGCTTGCAGATCATCCGGAACTCGTGTTGAAACGCATGGGTGGTGCAAATATGACACCGGGTGTAATCGTGTGCCAACTATGTGATGACGAGGCAGAGGAGGCTATTGAATCGAAGTGTCACCATAAATTTTGTCGTCTGTGCATCAAAGAATATATCGAATCGTTTGCGGGTCAAGAATCCAAATTAACATGTCCTGTTTGTCATATCTCATTAAGTATCGATCTCTCGCAGCCAGCCTTGGAAGTTGACGAAGACTTATCCGGTAAGCAAAGTATTGTGAGCAAACTGAATATGAAAGGCCAATGGAAGTCTTCAACGAAAATCGAAGCACTGGTCGAAGAGCTATACAACCTTCGCAGTCCCAACAAGACGATTAAATCTATTGTTTTTTCTCAGTTTACTTCGATGTTAGACTTGGTCGAATGGAGACTGAAAAGAGCCGGTTTTGAAACTGTAAAGTTACAGGGTAACATGACCCCCACCCAACGTGATCAAACAATTAAGTATTTTATGGAAAATATTCGTTGCGAAGTATTTTTAGTTAGTTTGAAAGCTGGTGGTGTTGCTCTAAACCTTTGCGAAGCATCTCAAGTTTTCATTCTTGATCCTTGGTGGAATCCTAGTGTTGAATGGCAAAGTGGTGATAGGGTACATAGGATTGGGCAGTATAGGCCTGTTAAAATAACACGATTTTGCATAGAAGACAGTATTGAATCAAGAATTATAGAGTTACAAGAAAAGAAGGCGAATATGATTTATGCGACAATTAATAAGGACGATGCTGCAATAAGTCGTTTGACTCCAGCAGACTTGCAGTTTTTGTTCAACAACTAA